The sequence GCCTGTTAATCCATTTAGAATGGCAAATGGTAAAATTTTTGGTGGTAAAAGATTTGGTATaaagttggtgtttagatgtatcattttatcattttagCACTAGAGAGAGCGCATGGTCCCCAAACACTTTTTGGTAAAAATTACTACCCTAGACTAGCAAATAACAAATActaaattaaaaacttttgctactagtgtttagatccaaaatagcaaaacttttatcattttggaggatctaaacagaCCCATAGTTGCCAAGAGCTTCATCGGAGCCTAATAAACCAAACtaaaagtcaaaatttgaatttttgcaaataaaaaactaaaaaaaaagttacgtTGTTTTTGTTTGGATCTTCACCACGGAGTTCTAACAATGTTAGAGTTGCCTATTCAACTTCCTCGATTTCGAGAAAATTACCATAATCGGAGTTGGGTTTCGTCAATATGCTATCCTGAAATTAGGATTCACTATAATACCACTCTCAAATTGTGACAATATATTAGAATGTATTTTCTCTCATTTCTTCCAAATTAAATGAACTCTACCCTGATTTCCTTGGTGAGCTGACCAAGATACCCTTGCTCAATCCCCTGTTGTCTCACCGCTGCCGCGAGTCATGGCTGGTGCTGTGGTGCATAATTGCATCCGTGTCCATCGCCAGCAGCTGCGCTAATTCCATTCGAAAATTACATCACCTGACGCACCTAGCATCATTACATCAGCGCTCTCAACACAACATCTATAGAACAAAAAAACACAATCAAATTGATTAGCTTGTTCATGTGACTGCGACAAAGATGTTTCGGTGGCTGGTGGGACAGTGGCAGTGCCAGGACGGGACCAGCGAGCCTACCTCCACACTCATGCTCACCGCCGCTGTTCCTCCTCATGTTTGCGTACGCATCATTGCTGATTCGTCGTCGACCACCGAATGAACCAGCATGACCTCAGCGGGGAAAAGCACCACGACCTGCACGTCGCCCTGCTTCATTGCATCTAATGACAACGACGATGCCGCAGCCACAAGCACCACCTAACACTAGCATGGTGGTGCAGCCCGTTGTCCTCCTATGTAGATCTGACGAGTGTATGGAGTTGGGGATGGCCATGGCTGCCCTACTGCGTCATCCATAGCTTGTCGAGATGGACCAGCTGACAACGACGGGGCGTACCAGTGGTAAGGTCGAAGACAACGGTCGTAGGAGAACGCCACAAAGGAGGCTGCGGCTTTGGCGGCACGCCGGTCGATGAGATCGTTAGTGACAGTTATGTAACTTTGGCATGAGAAAAAGAACATACGGAACTAAGGGCATTTTAGTCCCTTCAATGTGTAGAAAgtgcaaaaaaaataagtaaatgAGAGAAAATGTATTCTAGCATATTGTCATTGTTTGAGAGTGGTGTTATAGCGAAtcccaatttaaaaatagcaaaTTTAGTGGAGTCCATCTCCAAGAATGGCATAATGTCAATTTACTCGTATAACTTGCCGTGTTTGAATTACGTTAGATACAAAATCGCACGTGCGGTTACAAGGCAAGGAATCCATTCCCAAGCCGACCGATGCAAGCGTGTGCAACTCAATCAATCCAAAACACGTCCCTTGTCATTCTTCCTCGCACCGCAACACAAGCCCACCAACACCAAGCAAACCAACGCAccaccttcccctcctcctcctccgatccgatccgatccaaATCGCCATGGATTTCTTCAAGTCCATCCTCGCCGAGCCCGAGCCCGGCccgtcctccccgccgccgccgccggagacggagcAGGAGCACGCCGGATCCACGTCGACCCCACCCActgacgacgacgtcggcggcggcgggggtgggggtgggggcgggggATGGGGCTTCGGCGGGCTGCTCAAGACGCTCACCTCCCAGTCGGAGACCGTGCTCGAGGCCTACCGCCGCGACCTCGCCGAGTTCGGCACCGGCCTGCGCCGCGAGACCGAGGCGCTCCGCGACGCCGCGGCCCGCGCCGCGCGGGACCTCCCGGCGCACGCCCACGCGCTCGACGGCCTCGCCGACATCGTCGCGCAGGGCAAGGACGCCATCgcgcaggtcgccgccgccgccgccgcagcccccgCCACCGGGCactcggacggcggcggcggcgaatccgAGCCCAGCTCCGCCTCGGGGCAGGTCCGGTACAGCCGCTTCGAGGCGCAGCTCCGCGCGCTCCAGTCGGATCCGGCCACGTTCACCTCCGATCCTGAGGACTCCGATGACTTCGCAGCGTGGAGGGTAGGGTTTAGCGTGGATGAGAGGAGTGGGGAGATCGAGGCGTTGTGCTACGAGAGCGATGCGTTGGAAGGGATGGTGGAGAAGCTCGTGCCGGGCACGGTGGAGAGCGAGGTGTTCTGGGCGAGGTACTTCTACCGTGTTCATAGGTTGAAGCAGCAGGAGGATGCTAGAGCGAAGCTCGTGAAGCGGGTTttcgcggcggaggaggacgaggaggattTGAGCTGGGAGgtggatgatgaggatgaggaagaacaaCAAAGAGCGGAAGCGAAAGAGGAAGGATCAAAGCAAGAACCGATCGAAGAAGATGTCGAACGTGTAGCGGGGGATAAGGAAAGCGAGAGGATTGTGGAAGAAAAGGAAGTTGAGGCAGTGGAAGAATCACACTGTTTGGAGAAGGAACAGCAGAATGCCGATGCACCGCAACCGGAGGTTTTTGGCAGCtctatggtggtggtggacaagagggagaaggaagaggCATCCGTTTCGAACATTGAAGAATCAAGTGACAAGAAAGCTGTCACTGAAGAACCACGTTCAAGCACAGGAGATGATGCGGTGAAAGACGGAGCAAAGCATGAGACAAGCGACTCAAGCAAGGATAGTGACTACTCCATGGTGTCTAGGCAGCGAACAACGACCGAGGAAGAGGATCTTGAGTGGGATGAGATTGAGGATCTTGGGGAGcatgaagagaagagagggagcAATAATGACTCAAGCTCTGCTTTAAAGGAGGAATTGCGGAAGAGGCTCAGTGTTGCTGAAGATGATGAGGATTTGAGCTGGGATATCGAGGATGATTGATGATGATAAGGCTGAAAAAACAACGTGCCAACCTGGTATGAAGTGTTGATTGTATCTCTATACTTTTTTGCCAATTACTTGTGCAAGATACTGAAATGTGGCCAATAAAATTGGTTTAGCTGTGCTGATTATGTTATGGATACGTTTGTAAACTAAACTTGGTGTTATCAAATGGCAATTGGCTATGCGTCAATTCGTTGATGTCTTTATATCActgtaaatatttttgttttatttgactATGTGTTGTTCAGTTAAAATACGTAGGCTGCACTAGAATTTGGAATAGCATTTGGACGATTTGTTCCCACACAACCTTTGAATCAGGACATACTGAATAAAGTTATGACTGCAAAATCGACATCACCCCTCAGTGATGTAGGTTTCATTCATTAGTGATCAAGCTCTCACCAAGATTCCAATAGTAGCAGATAGTGGACATAGGATACAAGGCtgatatttatattaaaatttacaGGTTTATACAGTTTTGTGCATACTAAGTCCATTTTTTACTCTTTTGGATATGTGCATTTTGCCATTTCTGCACATGGGGACGCTGGTGCCAGTGGGCACCAAAAACACATTTGTTCTGAATTCTGTGTTCTTGCTTCTTTCACAACTTAGACTGGTACAATGCGACCATTATATGTAAATTGTAAGTTTTACAGTTCTCTATGTAAGATATTTCTATATCAATTTTACTTGATAGTTGTATGATACACTAAAAAACTATATCAAGTAGACAATAGTCATCTGTTACTGCTATTACGTTTTCCAACAGTTGTCCATTATTCAGTGCCTTGTAACAGGGTAATATTCATTCAGCACATGCCTTACACATGTCATGGCAAAACGCTGATGAAGCTTATGCATCATACTAGCATATAAAGCAGTATGAGTTCTTTCTGTATTGAATTTGGAATGTAGGGAAGCAAAATGTACAGAAATTTGCCTGTCATTCCTGTATGATACAATATCGGCATATGGCTGTTTCCAGACCCAAGATGTATGTAACTACAGAGCAAACAAAATTTCAATTACCATGGTTTTTACCAACAAAatggcttagctccagttattgTGCCTGTTTGCCTAGCTCCGGTTTGGGTATCAACAGCAGCCTTTTTCTTTAgaactttttctctttttttttttggagaactttCATTTGGGAAGATGCTGGTACAGCTATGCTGCCCTTCTGATTCGCTGAATTTCTGTCAACCTCAAATCTTCTGAATCCTAACCTGCTTCATTCATAATCTGTTCATTGTTCAAGCTGCCTCAAGTTATAATGGTCTTGTTTGGGGGGAACTTTTTCTAAAATCTCCAGTTCCCTAAACAGTTCAAATCTTCTCACCTAGATTCTTATATTCTAAGAATCTGTAGTTATATAATCTAGGACATGAATTAGAAACCAGAAGCCGAgaaacatagtttttttttttatattactcAGAATTTTAAAACTCTCCCAAACAAAACCAATATATGATCATGTGGCAGCAAGCAGCTGCACACTTCATCCTGGGTCGAACAAGGCAAGAGCAATATCCTGGGCCAAATTTTACCCAATATAACGGCCCATTTACGACATTCCCAGCCCAGTCCGGCCCGCCCGAGAGCGTCC is a genomic window of Oryza glaberrima chromosome 7, OglaRS2, whole genome shotgun sequence containing:
- the LOC127779685 gene encoding LOW QUALITY PROTEIN: uncharacterized protein LOC127779685 (The sequence of the model RefSeq protein was modified relative to this genomic sequence to represent the inferred CDS: deleted 1 base in 1 codon); this translates as MDFFKSILAEPEPGPSSPPPPPETEQEHAGSTSTPPTDDDVGGGGGGGGGGGWGFGGLLKTLTSQSETVLEAYRRDLAEFGTGLRRETEALRDAAARAARDLPAHAHALDGLADIVAQGKDAIAQVAAAAAAAPATGHSDGGGGESEPSSASGQVRYSRFEAQLRALQSDPATFTSDPEDSDDFAAWRVGFSVDERSGEIEALCYESDALEGMVEKLVPGTVESEVFWARYFYRVHRLKQQEDARAKLVKRVFAAEEDEEDLSWEVDDEDEEEQQRAEAKEEGSKQEPIEEDVERVAGDKESERIVEEKEVEAVEESHCLEKEQQNADAPQPEVFGSSMVVVDKREKEEASVSNIEESSDKKAVTEEPRSSTGDDAVKDGAKHETSDSSKDSDYSMVSRQRTTTEEEDLEWDEIEDLGEHEEKRGSNNDSSSALKEELRKRLSVAEDDEDLSWDIEDDDDDKAEKTTCQPGMKC